One window of the Zea mays cultivar B73 chromosome 3, Zm-B73-REFERENCE-NAM-5.0, whole genome shotgun sequence genome contains the following:
- the LOC109945306 gene encoding auxin-responsive protein SAUR50, protein MAATVMTTTTSKAGRKSLISRTLQRCKSGLSAGGGGSCGRSSTSSPPGCFSVYVGAERERFVVRAECANHPLFRRLLDDTEREYGYAAQGPLALPGCDVDSFLDVLWQMERADGANEEVAAASSPMCGLHSGSKGRAAGYRMLSSPPMVGRRR, encoded by the coding sequence ATGGCGGCCACGGTGATGACGACAACGACGAGCAAGGCAGGGAGAAAGAGCCTGATCTCAAGAACCCTGCAGCGGTGCAAGTCCGGGCTGAGCGCCGGTGGCGGCGGCTCATGCGGCCGGTCGTCAACATCGTCGCCGCCGGGGTGCTTCTCGGTGTACGTGGGCGCCGAGCGAGAGCGGTTCGTGGTGCGCGCCGAGTGCGCCAACCACCCTCTGTTCCGGCGCCTCCTGGACGACACGGAGCGCGAGTACGGGTACGCGGCGCAGGGCCCGCTCGCGCTGCCCGGCTGCGACGTCGACTCCTTCCTCGACGTGCTGTGGCAGATGGAGCGCGCTGACGGCGCCAACGAGGAGGTCGCCGCGGCCTCCTCGCCGATGTGCGGCCTGCACAGCGGCAGCAAGGGCCGCGCTGCCGGGTACCGGATGCTGTCGTCGCCGCCGATGGTTGGCAGGAGGAGGTGA